In Chanodichthys erythropterus isolate Z2021 chromosome 20, ASM2448905v1, whole genome shotgun sequence, the genomic stretch ctttacaatgtattatagagttgcgagcttgggggtggggagcgtgagcatttaaaggggaagcgcGCTGAATCGACGCATTTacaattatgccccaaaataggcagttaaaaaatttaataataaaaaatctatggggtattttgagctgaaactttacagacacattcaggggacaccttagacttatagtacatcttgtgaaaaagcgttctagggcacctttaatgcatccttgactATTAAAAGAATTGATTTCTTTCAATTCAATTATTACAATTCTTTCAATTATTACAAGTGTATGATAAATACTTACACCTGTGCTCATTGCAGGTATATGAAATCCTAGCAAGGACTGGATATGGCAGGAGGAAGCGTGCAGAAGTTGGAGTCGCTCGTCTGCTGAATGAAGGGGCTTTTACGGGTGCATTCCCTCTGCATGAGGTTAGGCACAGGATACCAAATACAGCAATGCACTTCAAACTTGTACGTTTTATTAAAAGCATAGCTTTAAATCAGCTTTTTCTCTGTGTCAAAGGGCCCCTTTGAGCTCCCAGTTTGTGACATCCAGGCTGATCAGCTGAACAAAAGGCAGGTGCTGTACCACTATTGGTCCAACTGGATAAAATGGTATAAGTACCAACCTCTGGATCACATCCGGGAATACTTCGGAGAGAAAATTGCGCTTTATTTTGCATGGTTGGGTGAGTATTCATATTTCCATATTTGATTTCCATTGTCTTGACATTGCAAGAGCGATAGTGTAATGCATATCAATCAATTAGCAATCATTAATCAGTGGCActtgaattattatattaaattcatatattaaagctgctgtccgcgatttttggccctctagcagttaataaacagaactgcacgcgtcttgcggaggaacattctagccggagctacttttctctgtgtatgtctatggcgagtcacgcagttactgtgatactctgtggcgagtcctaccagtccggtctgaaatagtctgaatataaacacttattataagtgtaccataatgattcaggataagacaaaaacactgtttggaaaatggattcatgttgtattcATGTTGTatgttctcattatataatttttgtaaatttttaacacaaaaaaagttgcggactgccgttttaatataaattataatttaaaatactataatttatttagtattttgaCAATGACATTCCCAAAGCAACTTGTTAAAGATGTAATACAGGACATGCATTCACCGCATGTGCgttccctgggaatcaaacatggccttggcattgctagtgttACAGAGCCACTAAAACAAGTACTGTGAACATATTTACCAATTGTAATAACCAATAATGACCAAATTTACTTTTGTTTACAGGATTTTATACAGCCTGGCTCTTGCCTGCTGCATTGGTTGGGACATGCGTCTTTGTTTCGGGTATTTTGACAATGGGATCCAATACCCCAGCGTAAGTGTCTATCGATTAACAGTGTTTCTGCTGCTGTGCTGTACTTCTTGCAGCTCTACATGACTCACACATTTAGTGCTCCTCTAAGCTATTTTGCTGCtatgaaaaataatttcatatcaATGGGCTTTATGACCTTTATTTGTTTCTATAGCAACTGTTGACCAAATCTTCTTGAAGGACTAATAGTGATGGGTTAGGAATATTTGCTGCGGTTTACACCACAGAATGAACAAGCAAAATAATGAGAATGAGAGAGCAAGAACCCATAAAGAAAGACACAATTAGAAGCACTGAATCTGTATGTATATGCTGTAAGCATTCGTTTGTACACTCTGCCACTCGAGGTCTATTGATCTTTACATAAAACTAAACTATTGCTTTTTGTAGGAATGGAGTAAGAGTGCGGTTGCTagatttttaacattttcttttgtttagtACTTCAAAAACACAGGCTGTTTCATTTTTAGCTCTACCATTGTTGCCTGTTTCCATTTATAATCTACAGGAAGGAAATCTGTGAGAGTGGAGGACTCTATCTAATGTGTCCACTGTGTGAAACCTGTAAACCTTGGAATATTTCAGACATCTGTCCCATGGCCAAGGTAATCATCCCTGGCTCAAGTTGCTTCGGTTGAGTTGGGTactatatgtgaaaaaaaaaaaacaatattgtaGCATTTGATAATATGTTTGTATAGTTTATGAATATGTGTATGGATTATGTAAAATATGTAGGAATGTTTTaagtcatttcacttttggAATTTAGTCTGGTTGCTAATAATGAACACTAAATATTAGAACTTCCTGCTTACTTTGGGCAACTCTTCTTCAGGTGGGGTATCTGTTTGATCATCCTGGCACCGTCTTCTTCAGTGTGTTCATGTCTTTATGGGCTGTCACATTCCTGGAGTACTGGAAACGCAAGAACGCCACTCTCGCTCACCACTGGGACTGCATGAATTTCCATGAAGAGGAGGTTTGATGAACATCATCACataatcagtatttttgtcctTTTTCCATTAAAGTTGTCTAAACATTATATAATTCCTGAAGGGCAATgtgaaaattattttgtttttgtatgtggGAAAAATCAGAAgtgaaacatgtttttgtttagtttttgttttgttttgagggAAAAAATGTGGGAAAAATCAgaagttgttttgttttctgttttgttttctgttttgttttctgttttgttttctgttttgttttctgttttgtgaagtgaagtgaagtgaagtgaagtgaagtgaagtgaagtgaagtgaagtgaagtgaagtgaagtgaagtgaagtgaagtgaagtgaagtgaaggaATCAGAAgtgaaaaatgttgtttgtttgtgggggaaaaatctgaaaataacttatgatttttgttttgtatgtgGGAAAAGTCATAagtgaaatgtgttttttagatttttgttttgtttgtatttgagGAAATTGGGTCAGAagtgaaaaatgttttgttttatttgtgggGGGATAAATCAGAAActtacagaagaggattagggtcaagcaataataaaaaatgaaaccatctcgagattaaacttgttaaattttgagaaaaaacttgttaaatttcaagaaaaaagttgagataaaatgttaagaataaactcgttaaattacgagaaaaaagtcgagataaaatgttgagaataaagtcattaaattacaagaaaaaagttgttatattacgagaataaactcgttaaattatgagaaaaatgtcattaaattttgagaaaaaaagtctagataaaatgttgagaataaagtcattaaattacgagaaaaaactcgttacatttcgagaaaaaagtcgagataaaatgacaataaactcataatttaacgagtttattctcgacattttatctccacttttttctcgaaatttaacaactttaatctcgagatggttttatttttttattattgcttggccctaatcctcttccgtagaaaataacttttatgggttttttttttttttgtatttgggGAAAAATcaagcaaattttttttttttttgcccttttTTCTTATGGgcagaaaaaaaagtaggaAAAACTCATAAAGACACTTGCCCTTATTAAACGATCATGTTAGGTATTTTCTCATgctcatttgtttttaattcaccTGCACTTTGCACTTTATTGCACCAtgcaatttataaaataaattttgtgcTTCCAGACCTCTTCAATCTTTATTGGATTCAGTGTGCGGTCAGCTATTTTTCTGTTTTGCTCAGATATTATTCCTTACCAGaaaattttgcttgtttttagaatgtttagttatttttactaggaaaaaaaggacaaaaatacAGATTAAGTGGGGTTTTATTTAAATGGTAGTATAAATCAGTAATAATAAGTTATTCTTTTGGAAATAAACAGGAACCACCACGTCCTGAGTTTGCTGCAATGGCCCCTGCGATGGAGGAAAACCCAGTGACAGGAGTGAAGGAGCCCTACTTCCCTGAGAAAGCCCGGATTTCTCGCATGCTGACTGGCTCTATGGTCATCATTATAATGGTGAGACCCACTGGAGAGCTTAAATGGAGCTGCAGGATTTTAATTGGCCAGTTAGAAGAGAGATAATGTGTCATAATTGCTCACCCAAATCTGTTCCTCTTcctcttaatttgttttcccaGCTGTGTGTAGTGATGATCTTCTTGGTCACAGTGATCATATACCGCAGTATAGTGAGCGTAATGATGTTTGAAACTGGGAGTTCTGTTCTGCGTACTCAGGTGGGCACCCCATCGATctgcattaaattaaaatatgagaTGACATACCGTAATGCAGCATTTCATTAATCTCCTCCGCACCTGCAGCAGCTCTTGAACTCTGAATCCACTCCACATACACATTTTGTCTTCCAGGCTGGGAATATCGCCAATATCTCCAGCACTTTGGTGAACTTGGCTTTGATCTTGCTGATGGGGCAGGTCTACACAGCCCTGGCAGAACGGCTTACTAAATGGGGTAGGCTTTCTGCACACATCAGACCCCATAAAGGAACACGTGCACAGGGCTTTAACTCAAATCTCACAAGCTAGTGTTGCCATTTTCTGTGGCTCAGGGTAATGAACCTGCCCGTCCACGCTGACTTTGAGAATCAATAAGCCATTAGGACTCTAGTCCTTAGTCTTCCCCTCTGAGGCAATTACAATAAAGCTTTGAGACTTCACATGCCATAtaaataaatctcatttatcTTGTGTCCTCAAATATGGctgttcctgaaacatttttCCCTATAGAAATGCACAGGACTCAGACACAATATGAAGATGCCTTTACATTCAAAGTCTTCATCTTCCAGTTTGTCAACTTTTACTCGTCGCCCTTCTATGTGGCCTTCTTCAAGGGCAGGTAACCTGTAAATAACCTAACAGAACAAAGCAGCCTTTTGTGCCATCATTTTCAAGATCAAATCATTCAGGGCACTCTCATTGCTCTTTTATTGCAGATTTGTAGGCTATCCTGGTCATTATGGCACACTGTTTGGGATGCGGAATGAGGATGTAAGTGCCTTGCCTTTAGTTTTATGGTTATATGCCATAATACGATAACCATAACCGTTAATAATGCTCAAATGTGCTGTTTAGCAGTCATTTTCcgaaaatattttgtataaagaTGGTAAATCTGAGTCGTGTATTCCAGACAGCCTTGTAATAAAGGACAAGTGTAAATGTCAAAAACATCCACaataggttacactttatttgtaGTTTTTCAAAATTAAAGAAGCAATGTTTTCATCTAATGTCcgtacattaaagggttaacttagttcacccaaaaatgtaaattctgtcatttattacttaccctcctGCCGTTcgacacccgtaagaccttcgttaatcttcggaacacaaattaagatatttctgttgaaatccgattgctcagaaaggcctccatagccagtaatgtcatttcctctctcaagacccATAAAAGATACTAAAGACGTCGTTACAAAGTCCATCTCTctacagtggttctacaatcattttatgaagcgacgagaatagtttttgtgcgcaaaaaaaaactaaataacgacttaagcgatggccgatttcaaaacactgcttcctgAAGTTTCGAAGCGTAATGAATCGAGTGtatcgattcatgattcgattcgcgtgtcaaaccgccaaactgcttaaatcacgtgactttgtcgatctgaatcatgaatcGATACACAAATTTATAACGCTTCAAAGCTTCAGGAAACAgttttttgaaatcggcccataagtcgttagtttttttttttttttttgcgaacaaaaactattctcgtcgcttcataaaacgattgtagaaccactgtagtgagATGGACTTTGTAACgacgtctttagtaccttttatgggtcttgagagaggaaatggcaTTTCTGGCTATGGGGGCCtttctgagccatcggatttcaacagaaatatcctaatttgtgttccgaagatgaacaaaggacttacgggtgtcgaacgacatgatggtaagtaattaatgacagaatttaaatttttgggtgaactaaccctttaatgttcagaagtttggggtcagtattttaaaagtaattaacGTTACTTTATTCAGAAAGAACGCttcaaattgatcaaaagtgacaataatttcaaaaatttatttttgaatttaattcatcaaaaaatcctgaacttTTTTTATTGGTTTTCACAGAAATATTACGCAACACAGCTGTTAATAATCATagacattgataataattagaaatgtttcttgagcaataaatcagcatattagatagatttctaaaggatcatgtgacactgaagaatgctgaaaattcagctttacatcacaggaataaataacatcttttgaattgtaataatatttcacattattcactgtatttttgatcaattaaatgcaacCTCTCTGAGCATCTttcaaaactattaaaaaatgtgTATCTGTGTTTGCAGTGTGGACCAGGGGGCTGTCTGATCGAACTGGCTGAGCAGCTCTGCATCATCATGGTGGGAAAACAACTTATCAACAACGCTCAGGAGTTTATCATCCCGTACGTTTCTCCCTCAGTGCCTGACTTATCAGGCATATTTATTTTAGCTACACTATAAAAGCTTTTTATATTGTAGAACAAATCGCatagtattttaattaaaagacTGCTGAAGTCTCAATCCTACAAAATGTGCTGCGGAGTTGGCACAGCAATCTTCTGTGGAGGTGTATATGTGGGCCATGCTTTGCCTACATTGCAGAAAAAATACTGAATAATTAAACATTCTAAATATTGTCCTAATGAACATCTTAAAATGCAGAAGTCAGAAGTCCCTACTATCATAGAAAGAGTGTGTGTAGGTTCATGCAGGGGTAAaagagtaaaaatgtgttaatgtgAGCAAAAATAGCTGTTGGATATTGATTGATGTGTATAGATACCACTGTAGGGTGCAGTGTGCAGACAGATGACTGTATCACTGCCAGTACTGCAGCATGTCTCTCCTCTAAGGCAGCAGTTCCAACGGTTTAGCAGGATAAATGCCACACAGGAGAAGCTTTTAGCACTCCCTTATCAATAATGTATCACCAGAGTCAGGCTTGGGCAAAACTGGATCGTTCAAAATGAGCACAGTTCTATTTTAGACCTAGAAATACACCCAGAAGAgccaccatcatcatcattagaACACTGTGTTTTTCGGTTTGGTTGTGTCATTctctctttgtctctctctGCTTTTCAGTAAAATAAAGGCTTGGAGACAGAAACGGGCCTTATCATCTGTGAAGAAGGCCCAGAAAGCAGAGGAGCCTAAGAGATGGGAGCAGGACTATGAGTTGATTCCATGTGAGGGTCTTTTTGACGAGTATCTGGAGATTGGTAAGATGATAATCTTTCATCTTTAATGAGCTTTTTCTAAATTTCTGTCAGAAAATGTACAGCTACTGATGCCAGAACAGCATGCACCTATCTTGAGCTGTCAGTCCTGGCTCACTTGGTGCACTAGACAAGATGaggcatgacaaaaaaaaaaaaaaaattctatttcaaataaatgctgttcttttgaactttttattcatcaaagaatcctggaaaataAAAAGCATCATGGTGAACATATTAAAGTGactgttcacccaaaattgaaaattctgtcatcatttactcactctcatgttgttccaaacctataaatgtctttcttctgctgaacacaaaatatgttttgaagaatgtcagaaaccaaacagttgatggaccccactgacttccattgtataTTGCAATGGGGTCCAATGGGGTTTGGTTAACcatattgttcaaaatatcatcttgtgtgttcaacagaagaaacaaattcatgcaggtttggaacaacttaagggtttaagcagcacaactgttttcaacatcaataataataagaaatatttcttgaacagcaaatcatcatattagaatgatttctgaaggatcatgtgacactgaagactgtagtaatgatgctaaaaatgcagcttgacatcacaggaataaattacattttaaaatatattaatatagaaaacaaatattttcaactgtaataatatttgaccTTATTacggtttttactgtatttttgatcaaataaatgcagcctctcTAAACATTAGAGAGTTCTttcaaaactatttaaaatatcttgtcGACCCTGGTTATGTAAGAGTGAATTTCTTTCACACTAATTTAGACAAGTCCATTTTTACCTACAGTAATCATGCAACTTAATTAAACATTCAAtggaaatgacatttctgtACAGATACTCTTACTTTACTTAATGAATGACCTTACAGTATTTAATCTTGTTTGCTGCCAGTCCTTCAGTTTGGCTTCATTACCATTTTTGTGGCGGCCTTTCCTCTGGCTCCTCTCTTTGCCTTGCTGAATAACTGG encodes the following:
- the ano11 gene encoding anoctamin-7, yielding MLKKRNTEVLMDREVLLDLDYSGETHGPDSYGSLQNGGFIPPRYLIAAANDDDDPIYVHCERTASPPVQPPGNYFRDGQTKIDFVLVWEVKVRRKRRSRGQPQEEAAEEGVEAAQEESRSERRKAQLARWRDKFIQNLQSAGLLMEKEESSSVKKTIHYLKLHAPWDVLVYYAEELCLRAPLQAQPNPDFNTSARVLQKLWVPNIMKDSVPNRPVDYYTCAFRKSKMEKFLGSDDRENYFTNTQRHRIVYEILARTGYGRRKRAEVGVARLLNEGAFTGAFPLHEGPFELPVCDIQADQLNKRQVLYHYWSNWIKWYKYQPLDHIREYFGEKIALYFAWLGFYTAWLLPAALVGTCVFVSGILTMGSNTPAKEICESGGLYLMCPLCETCKPWNISDICPMAKVGYLFDHPGTVFFSVFMSLWAVTFLEYWKRKNATLAHHWDCMNFHEEEEPPRPEFAAMAPAMEENPVTGVKEPYFPEKARISRMLTGSMVIIIMLCVVMIFLVTVIIYRSIVSVMMFETGSSVLRTQAGNIANISSTLVNLALILLMGQVYTALAERLTKWEMHRTQTQYEDAFTFKVFIFQFVNFYSSPFYVAFFKGRFVGYPGHYGTLFGMRNEDCGPGGCLIELAEQLCIIMVGKQLINNAQEFIIPKIKAWRQKRALSSVKKAQKAEEPKRWEQDYELIPCEGLFDEYLEIVLQFGFITIFVAAFPLAPLFALLNNWVEVRLDAHKFVCEYRRPVAERAQNIGVWFIILEALSHVSVIVNAFLIAFTSDFLPRLLYQYKFNNDLHGYVNFTLAYSPPSYNYSSHTMCRYKAFRDENGKYKLVYWELLAVRLGFIIAFEHAVFFVLRAIDWMVPDIPESLELKIKRERYLAKQALADNQEALLQAKRLAT